The DNA sequence CGCAGCCCAGTGCTGTGAGCACTTGAACCGCGCAATCATCATCGAACATGAAGCAGTCCCGAATGCAGAAATCGTGAATGTCGTGCCACAGCCCAAAGCCGGCGGTTCCTTCGCTACAGCTTGCTACGCAAGCTTCAAGGCTCCCGTAGCACTTGAACACATCAAGGCAAACGCAGGTATCGATATCGGCGGGACCCTTATCGGTATGCACCTCCGCGAAGTCGCTGTCCCCGTGCGCTTAAAGCAGAACCACATCGGCAAGGCGATTATCATTGCCGCCCGCACCCGCCCCAAGTTCATCGGCGGCGAACGCGCCCACTACAATGAAGCGCTCAAGGACGGGTATCCGGAGTTTTAGCAATTTTTTTTTGCTTTTTCATTTTAATTTCTTACATTTACCGTATATGGATAGACGATT is a window from the Fibrobacter sp. UWB4 genome containing:
- a CDS encoding TIGR01440 family protein codes for the protein MAGITYEIDDKNLVEQIKSDAMKVAAELVEAAHLTKGDIVVVGCSTSETLGNQVGSHSVPEVGKAIYDGLQSVFGANGIYIAAQCCEHLNRAIIIEHEAVPNAEIVNVVPQPKAGGSFATACYASFKAPVALEHIKANAGIDIGGTLIGMHLREVAVPVRLKQNHIGKAIIIAARTRPKFIGGERAHYNEALKDGYPEF